The genome window GAATTAACGATTCCATTCAGTGTAGCGCTTGGACGCATGGCGGCTGAGGCCCTGGCATCGTCAGGATGGTAGTAACCACCGATGTCCTGAGGCTTGCCCTGGGCGCCGATGAGTTCGTCATTG of Deltaproteobacteria bacterium contains these proteins:
- a CDS encoding NADP-dependent isocitrate dehydrogenase, which gives rise to NDELIGAQGKPQDIGGYYHPDDARASAAMRPSATLNGIVNSIS